One Ricinus communis isolate WT05 ecotype wild-type chromosome 7, ASM1957865v1, whole genome shotgun sequence genomic region harbors:
- the LOC8262103 gene encoding protein EPIDERMAL PATTERNING FACTOR 1 — MKSCVCFVVLVISLLLLPALISSRHIGRSRTHHGHHHSSAQAKAREVVVANPNNYYRERRPAKRRGGDTVEIAGSSLPDCSHACGSCSPCRLVMVSFVCSSLEEAETCPMAYKCMCRNKSYPVP, encoded by the exons ATGAAGAGCTGTGTTTGTTTTGTTGTATTAGTCATttctctccttcttcttcctgcTCTCATTTCTTCAAGGCATATTGGCAGGTCACGAACAC ATCATGGACATCACCATTCTTCTGCACAAGCAAAGGCAAGAGAAGTAGTAGTAgcaaatcctaataattactACAGGGAAAGGAGGCCAGCAAAGAGAAGAGGAGGTGACACAGTCGAAATAGCAGGATCAAGTTTGCCTGATTGTTCCCATGCATGTGGCTCATGCTCGCCATGTAGGCTAGTAATGGTTAGCTTTGTTTGTTCATCACTTGAAGAGGCTGAGACTTGTCCTATGGCTTATAAATGCATGTGCAGAAACAAATCTTATCCTGTACCATGA
- the LOC8262100 gene encoding uncharacterized protein At4g04980 yields the protein MSSMVRNNSCGWAGNLLLMAELRRRILTFRDVIDLPLCDGSGPLHELVMVTVEDLYSLYPKVVNCKLTTEMEETSLNQELHHLDDALKCIGDSWARNHKWVTNIGNDTSDIMEDITLEQLGQKVLKKLNHMIDIAKKMFDIMEEDEMDSGGTIQDFTIGDALTESYSNKKLTCPSPDTPASFSPAISFSVELSEFANATYASPSPLPPRVKAVEKLRPIEMKYLPFNLYPTKSVQSEIPVKVMDQISDYGKADQQNVLPAKLTSEGPKESVDSETLQKIQSSTSNVMSHSKGPAAVPKPSPPAVASNPAPNMPSSTPLPPVNLPSYGTVPPSTPAPPSRGSVSEPPIPTLQAKGAEPPPPPPLIEAKALRPKKNTKLKRSSNMANLYRLLKGKVEGSSLNGKPSEGGRPQLGKSAGGKQGMADALAEMTKRSAYFQQIEEDVRKHAKLIMEIKDAIKSFQTKDMAELVKFHKHVEQQLEKLTDETQVLVKFEGFPIKKLESLRTAASLYLKLEEIATKLEKWKVMPPLDQHLGKVESYFHKVNSPILMKKHFGDFLTTLFVIVLHNICKQIKGEIDALETIKDEESKQFQSNNIHFNFNILVRIKELMVDVSSSCMEVALKERKDTKETECAKSMQKATGQSKATLKVLWRTFQLAFQVYSFAGGQDDRADILSRELAYEIETDPQPE from the exons ATGTCAAGCATGGTGAGAAACAATTCGTGTGGATGGGCAGGAAATTTATTGTTAATGGCAGAGCTTCGGAGAAGGATACTAACCTTTAGGGATGTCATTGACCTTCCTCTTTGTGATGGTTCTGGTCCCCTTCATGAG TTGGTGATGGTCACTGTTGAAGATCTCTACAGCTTATACCCAAAGGTTGTAAACTGTAAATTGACAACAGAAATGGAAGAAACCTCCTTAAATCAG GAATTGCACCACCTTGATGATGCTCTGAAATGCATAGGAGATTCGTGGGCCAGAAATCACAAGTGGGTAACTAACATTGGCAATGATACAAGTGACATTATGGAAGATATCACTCTGGAGCAACTTG GTCAAAAAGTCCTTAAAAAGCTCAACCACATGATTGACATCGCAAAGAAAATGTTCGATATAATGGAAGAAGATGAAATGGATAGTGGTGGCACGATACAAGATTTCACAATTGGAGATGCATTGACCGAGTCCTATTCAAACAAGAAACTCACATGTCCTTCTCCAGATACTCCAGCATCATTCTCTCCTGCAATTTCTTTCTCTGTGGAACTCAGTGAGTTTGCAAATGCTACATATGCCTCACCTTCTCCATTGCCTCCCAGAGTTAAGGCGGTGGAGAAATTGAGGCCAATTGAAATGAAGTACCTTCCATTCAACTTGTATCCTACAAAATCCGTTCAAAGTGAGATTCCCGTCAAAGTAATGGATCAAATAAGTGATTATGGGAAAGCAGACCAGCAAAATGTTTTGCCAGCTAAACTGACTAGTGAAGGACCAAAAGAATCTGTAGATTCTGAAACATTGCAAAAAATCCAAAGTTCTACCTCAAATGTGATGTCTCACTCAAAAGGACCAGCAGCAGTACCAAAGCCATCACCTCCAGCCGTAGCATCCAATCCTGCTCCAAATATGCCATCAAGCACTCCATTGCCACCAGTCAATCTGCCTTCATATGGCACAGTACCTCCTTCTACACCAGCACCACCTTCTAGAGGATCAGTATCAGAGCCACCAATTCCCACATTACAGGCAAAAGGAGCTGAACCACCACCTCCCCCTCCACTTATAGAGGCAAAGGCCCTGCGCCCAAAGAAAAATACCAAACTAAAGAGATCAAGCAATATGGCAAATTTGTATAGGCTTCTCAAAGGCAAGGTAGAAGGGAGTAGTTTAAATGGTAAACCTTCTGAAGGAGGAAGACCTCAACTTGGAAAATCTGCAGGAGGAAAACAGGGAATGGCTGATGCACTGGCAGAGATGACAAAAAG ATCGGCATATTTCCAACAGATTGAAGAGGATGTCAGGAAGCATGCCAAATTAATCATGGAGATCAAAGATGCTATCAAGTCCTTCCAAACCAAGGACATGGCTGAGCTTGTTAAATTTCACAAGCATGTGGAGCAACAATTGGAGAAATTGACTGATGAGACACAG GTACTGGTAAAGTTTGAAGGGTTTCCAATAAAGAAACTGGAATCACTGAGAACAGCAGCATCACTATATCTGAAATTAGAAGAGATAGCTACCAAACTGGAGAAGTGGAAAGTAATGCCTCCTTTGGACCAGCACCTTGGCAAGGTTGAATCCTATTTTCACAAGGTAAACTCCCCTATACTCATGAAAAAACACTTTGGAGATTTCCTGACAACCCTTTTTGTCATAGTTCTGCATAATATTTGCAAGCAGATCAAAGGAGAAATAGATGCACTGGAAACAATTAAAGATGAAGAGTCAAAGCAGTTTCAGAGCAATAACATTCATTTCAACTTCAATATTTTGGTGCGAATCAAGGAATTAATGGTAGATGTTTCCTCAAGCTGCATGGAGGTTGCACTCAAG GAAAGGAAGGACACAAAGGAAACAGAGTGTGCAAAAAGCATGCAGAAAGCTACAGGCCAATCAAAGGCAACCTTAAAGGTGCTTTGGAGGACTTTTCAGCTAGCATTTCAGGTCTATAGCTTTGCAGGTGGACAGGATGATCGAGCTGATATTTTGAGCAGAGAACTCGCATACGAAATAGAGACTGATCCTCAACCAGAGTGA
- the LOC8262102 gene encoding NDR1/HIN1-like protein 6, translated as MENPPPYQPKYVMLNSNHATNLRPPPQRRNIPRYHSNNNGKSGGNGCLRCLCCCFCFWLLLFIFLAAALFALYSALQPEIPHYNVDRFDVHAFNVQPDFSLYTEFVVTVKSDNPNMHIGFDYGKESSVVVTYRDSPLCSGSIPTFHQPHHNISLIPIVLKGKSEFGSGLQEALMQNRNTGRIPLLVEVKAPVSIVVQELPLRQVTVLINCSLVVDNLSPNKKAKILSSSYQYGVEL; from the coding sequence ATGGAAAATCCACCACCCTACCAACCAAAATATGTCATGTTGAACAGTAATCATGCAACAAACTTAAGACCTCCTCCTCAGAGGAGGAACATTCCCCGGTATCACTCAAATAATAATGGTAAATCTGGTGGAAATGGTTGCCTCAGGTGCCTATGTTGTTGCTTCTGCTTCTGGCTACTCTTGTTCATCTTTCTTGCTGCTGCTCTTTTTGCTCTTTATTCTGCATTGCAGCCTGAAATCCCTCATTACAACGTTGATCGTTTCGATGTTCATGCTTTCAATGTTCAACCTGATTTTAGTCTCTATACTGAATTTGTTGTCACTGTTAAATCTGATAATCCGAATATGCATATAGGCTTTGATTATGGCAAGGAAAGTTCTGTAGTTGTAACTTACAGGGATTCACCTCTTTGTTCTGGCTCCATTCCCACTTTTCATCAACCTCATCATAATATTtctctgataccaattgttTTGAAAGGAAAAAGTGAGTTTGGTTCCGGTCTTCAAGAAGCTCTTATGCAAAACAGAAATACAGGAAGAATTCCTTTACTTGTAGAGGTAAAGGCACCTGTCTCTATTGTGGTTCAAGAATTACCTTTAAGACAAGTTACTGTCCTTATCAACTGTTCTTTGGTTGTTGATAATTTGTCTCCTAACAAGAAAGCTAAGATTTTATCAAGCTCGTATCAGTATGGTGTTGAGCTTTAA